Part of the Zingiber officinale cultivar Zhangliang chromosome 6A, Zo_v1.1, whole genome shotgun sequence genome, TAATGTTCCAATAGATATAAATCCTTTGTTCAGTCAGCATAGTGTCAGTTACAGATACAATATCAGAACATAGCCAAGAAAATTTAACTGATATAGCATCAGTAAAACTCAGTCAAAAAAGTATCACACTAGCcaaaagttattaattctataaacaaaagaaacataagcaGCAAGATCACTGAAGGTAGGAGCAGTTGGGAATAAGACAGGAGGATGTATGTATCAAAAATGTGGATAGATTATTAGATGGAGAATCTTGAAATAAATAGTGTTAAAGCTAGAACAGCAGTTAGTAGCCACAAGAGAGATTTATTATATGAGTACCATCATATATGAGTTTGTGTTAAAGACAACAACGCCAACAAAAAAAGCTTTCTTTTATTTACTGATTCCCTTGCTTAGGTTAAGATTTCAGAGATTGGTGAGTTCTCCATCTCCTTCAATGAGTTTATATCAACCACCATACTGGTAGATCAATTCAGAACTCCGAAAAGTTAAGCGGAAGATCAGCAAGAAATGTCTCAATTGTTCACAGGCTTCATCAGATTCTACCTTCTCTTTAATTTTTTACCTGGTTCTGCAATGGCTTTTGATCAGGTGTTTCCAGGGTCAAACAAAGAGTATACTGCACTTTTGTGGATGTCTGGCACCATGAAATTTGTCACTGCAGATGCTCCAAAATCTTTTAGAGAGAGAGTGTTAATGTATTTGGGACTGGGAAGATGTTCAGTGGCTTTGGAGGGTTAAAAGTATCAACTGCGGCCAGGCCAGTGAACTCTCTTTGCTTTCTATGGTTCTCCTGGAACTTCCCTTTTTGTGATGTCAGTTGTTATCATGTACTGCTATCTCAAGAAAACCTCCTTGGTTCactccttttgttttttttaaagtgATGTGTATGTTTGCTCCCATATGATCAGAGAACAAGAATTGAAATTTCATTCTTTGACTTCTCAAATTGGTGACACGTACTGCTTCATTAGTGCTTCACGAAATCAAGACACAAACACCAACAGAACAATCAATTGGACATTGGGAGCTGTAACAAGAGGAAAAAATCAACACCAGAGAAGATATTCAAGGTCAGAAAGCAAGGGTTAGTACATTTGAGGCCAGAGGGAATGGAGTGAATGCCGATAAACACCTAGGTATGCGTCACCACCCAAATTTTGATTTTTACTTATGTTTGCATTTGTACAACAGATCCTTATGCGTTTGAATAGCATGTAGTGCATATTTCCTGTCAAACAAACAAGGATTAAAGTTTCATTCTGTCCTCCTGGACTGTGGGTTACCTTCCATTTTGCTAGTTCATGAAGTCAAACTCAGCATCAGGACAACACTCTGGGAGAGTCAATTGGACACGAGGAGGCTAATGACTTGGAAATTGATGCAGGAGAAGACCTCAAGGTCAGCAGATAAAGGGATCAAACTTAAGGTCCACAGTAGTAGAGTCAATGATGGAAGAATCTTAGGTAcgtctttttcttccttttcttcttcctctacttATTCTTCTCCTCCCTCCGCCTCTTCTCTTGTttttctatctctccttcttACTTTGCCTTCCTCTTGGTCAGTGTCAATGGCCATTATCTCATACTACACACACTACAGTTATCAGCACCAACATCATCTAGTTCCAGCAAGTCATGAAGATGCAACATAGAAtgagactttaaaccttttaGAGAAACACAATTGACTCATTCTTGGAATCAAAAGGATAAAAAACAACATAACTAAAATCTAGATTCTTACTCTCTTGCCGCAAGAAGGTCAAGCTGGAACATGTTTTCGAAAAGTCTCTGGTAATTGGCATCTCAATTGTTCAGATATTGTGTACACAAAAACAGAAAGTACAGTGCATTCTCTAATAGTAATTTTTCTACTTACTTGCAAGGAAATGCTATCAATAATCCCTGCCTCGCAAAAAGGAACAAATGCCAAGTATGCAAAAAGAAGTCCTGCTTCATATCTGTTTAAAGTGAACCACTACCTTAGAAGTGCTTTGCTTGACAAAGttacacaaattttaaaataattgtaacaTGATCATATCACCAAGAGCACTGGAAAACTTACATGTCATCTGCTATTCCATAAGCTCGTCTCTCCAAAGGAGTAAAAGCCCCAGCCGCAAATGCTCTTCGCCATAGCCCTTCTGATAACACACTCTCAGGTGCTCCTAAAGATGAATACCTGTAAAATTCCTTTAGTCAATTACAGGTATTATATTATGAATCTGAAGCAACAAAAGAAGGCATACAGGATGTAAGGAACTCAACTGGACAACCAATTCTAGAGTAATAATATGTTAAACATTTCCCATTTTAACAGAGGCACAAATCAAACTGTAAACTAGTATTAGTTAACTTCCAAGTTTTTAACAGGGATTATCAAGACACTGCAGTCTGCAGGCATAACTATTCTTTGTCAATGATGGCTGTACAAATTAGAGCATGAACAGCAGCTGAAATACAAATACATAATCCAGAAATAGTGAAAAGAAAACTTACAATGATCTGATTTCTAAAGTAGGCCTTCAGACTCTCATGTTCATGTATATAGGAAAGATGTAGCTTATACAAACTTTTCCAATTCTAGGATTGAATTGGCCATGCTgattaaaagtagaaatattacAAAATGACAATGTACTATGTAGTCTACCTACTAAGTGCTATGATTGTCCTGTTCAGGATTAGAAAATAGTACATTGATAAATGAAACAAGGTATCTTGTTCTTTGAGGGATGAAGATTGAAGATTCTATTTCAGAGGAAAATCTGGTAAGGAATTCTTAGCTTACCTAATATCAACTGCAAAGGACAAGTCACGGAGCCTTGGGACCAAATATGCCACATTCTTCTCCATGATGGTGCTGTCAAGATCAATTAAATCACCTTCTATCCTTTTTATCATAAACTAAAATGCCAACAAGTGTCTGAAGATAAAAGTCTACAGGGGTAATATACTTTAAGACAACAGAAGAAGGACCAAGACTCTGATGCAATCTATCGTGATTGTGCAGGTAAGCCAGGCCATTGATAGCCCCGTTTAGCAGTTTGATTATAAAAAATCTTCTCTGGTTAATCTTTTCCTCCTTATTGAAAGGATTCCAAAAAAACTTCCCTCTGGCATTTTCCTCTGAACTTTTTTGACTCGTACGCATGCAGTAATCAGCAGCACTATATTTCCCATCATTTCTGAAAGCAAGCCACTGCAGTGAAACGACATCAGCAATGAACAGCCACGTAGCATTTGTCACGTTGTAAATGCACAAAAAAAGTTTGTCAGAGACACCTGCTCCCCAGTTTTGGTCTCAAAACCACCTAGCAAAAGCTGAAGATTAGGACAAATGTGATCTGGATTGTTCTGCAAGGCAACACAACTAATTATAATAAAGTACATCACTCAAG contains:
- the LOC121996760 gene encoding uncharacterized protein LOC121996760 isoform X4; the encoded protein is MALPISSLSYRTVPLTDTNPLLGRIGSAWRIHLPPGKNRSDRRRMLSVTAALITEPDAFEVGRFVGSYGFMNITSYSSFQGGFPNANSSEVPGYFPQGIDRLRVQDIGEGRVKIRLYEGRIIQGPLSGTRIIFKVYPGRRTGGVEADIMATNELTTYVFLQNNPDHICPNLQLLLGGFETKTGEQWLAFRNDGKYSAADYCMRTSQKSSEENARGKFFWNPFNKEEKINQRRFFIIKLLNGAINGLAYLHNHDRLHQSLGPSSVVLNTIMEKNVAYLVPRLRDLSFAVDIRYSSLGAPESVLSEGLWRRAFAAGAFTPLERRAYGIADDIYEAGLLFAYLAFVPFCEAGIIDSISLQRLFENMFQLDLLAAREYCSADDRLSEAVKFLDLGDGAGWELLQLQIKYQLSNPWGGLLAAKRQRLT
- the LOC121996760 gene encoding uncharacterized protein LOC121996760 isoform X5, yielding MALPISSLSYRTVPLTDTNPLLGRIGSAWRIHLPPGKNRSDRRRMLSVTAALITEPDAFEVGRFVGSYGFMNITSYSSFQGGFPNANSSEVPGYFPQGIDRLRVQDIGEGRVKIRLYEGRIIQGPLSGTRIIFKVYPGRRTGGVEADIMATNELTTYVFLQNNPDHICPNLQLLLGGFETKTGEQWLAFRNDGKYSAADYCMRTSQKSSEENARGKFFWNPFNKEEKINQRRFFIIKLLNGAINGLAYLHNHDRLHQSLGPSSVVLNTIMEKNVAYLVPRLRDLSFAVDIRYSSLGAPESVLSEGLWRRAFAAGAFTPLERRAYGIADDIYEAGLLFAYLAFVPFCEAGIIDSISLQRLFENMFQLDLLAAREYCSADDRLSEAVKFLDLGDGAGWELLQQQY